A stretch of Geotrypetes seraphini chromosome 2, aGeoSer1.1, whole genome shotgun sequence DNA encodes these proteins:
- the MGAT3 gene encoding beta-1,4-mannosyl-glycoprotein 4-beta-N-acetylglucosaminyltransferase isoform X1: MRERLKCARPHVGALAGVLHENENVSKAVKKARRMKMRRHKLFLVLCMAGLCLISFMHFLKALSYVTFPRELTALNPNLMSSFFWDTAPVTPQLSAVPEPAPEVLRTPLYSHSPLLQPLPPSKSTELHKADFFLKEDSTEYFIRTKSGGMCFKQGTKTFERVTTGHAEEKQEHASGHHPGRKPLNVKGPKRRKWVECVCLPGWHGPSCGVPTMVQHSSLPTKDRLMPREVPRRVINAININHEFDLMDVRFHELGSVVDVFIICESNFTAYGDPRPLKLREMLRNGSYDYIRHKIVYVFLSHFPEGGRQDGWIADDYLRTFLTHDGVSRLINMRDDDIFIINDADEIPARDGVLFLKLYDGWTEPFAFHMRKSLYGFFWKQPGTLEVVSGCTMGMLQMVYGTDGIRLRRREYYTMPNFRQYENHTGHILVQWSLGSPLHFAGWHCSWCFTPEGIYFKLISAQNGDFPRWGDYEDKRDLNYIRELIRTGGWFDGNPQQYPPADPKEHMYAPKYLLTNYQRFRYLLENPYEKKGGGDKS, encoded by the coding sequence gATGAAGATGCGACGCCATAAGCTGTTTTTGGTGCTGTGTATGGCAGGCCTCTGTCTCATCTCCTTCATGCATTTCCTGAAGGCCCTCTCATATGTCACCTTTCCCCGTGAGCTGACTGCATTGAATCCCAATCTGATGTCTAGCTTCTTCTGGGACACAGCTCCAGTGACACCACAGCTCAGTGCTGTCCCAGAACCAGCACCTGAGGTCCTCCGCACTCCCCTCTATTCACACTCCCCACTCCTCCAGCCGCTGCCCCCCAGCAAATCTACTGAACTGCACAAGGCGGATTTCTTCCTCAAGGAAGACAGCACTGAATATTTTATTCGAACTAAATCTGGGGGAATGTGTTTCAAGCAGGGTACCAAGACATTTGAAAGAGTGACAACAGGGCATGCTGAAGAGAAGCAGGAGCATGCCTCTGGACACCATCCAGGCCGGAAACCCTTGAATGTGAAGGGACCTAAGAGGAGGAAGTGGGTGGAATGTGTATGCCTTCCTGGCTGGCATGGCCCCAGCTGTGGTGTGCCCACTATGGTCCAGCACTCCAGCCTGCCCACCAAGGATCGACTGATGCCACGAGAGGTGCCACGCCGTGTCATCAACGCTATTAACATCAATCATGAGTTTGACCTAATGGATGTCCGCTTCCATGAGCTAGGTAGTGTAGTTGATGTCTTCATCATCTGTGAATCCAACTTCACGGCCTATGGTGACCCACGACCCTTGAAGCTGCGTGAGATGCTACGCAATGGCTCATATGACTACATCCGTCACAAGATCGTCTATGTTTTTCTGAGCCACTTCCCTGAGGGGGGACGGCAGGATGGTTGGATCGCCGACGACTACCTCCGCACCTTCCTCACACATGATGGCGTGAGTCGCCTGATTAATATGCGTGATGATGATATCTTTATTATTAATGACGCTGATGAGATCCCAGCCCGGGACGGTGTCCTATTCCTGAAGCTCTATGATGGCTGGACAGAGCCATTTGCTTTCCACATGCGCAAATCACTCTATGGCTTCTTCTGGAAGCAGCCAGGGACCCTGGAGGTGGTGTCAGGCTGCACAATGGGCATGCTGCAAATGGTATATGGCACAGATGGCATCCGTCTGCGGCGCCGTGAATACTACACCATGCCCAACTTCCGCCAGTATGAGAACCATACAGGACATATCCTGGTGCAGTGGTCACTGGGGAGCCCTTTGCACTTTGCTGGTTGGCACTGTTCCTGGTGTTTCACTCCAGAAGGCATCTACTTCAAACTTATTTCTGCTCAGAATGGAGACTTCCCGCGCTGGGGGGACTATGAGGACAAGCGGGACCTAAATTATATTCGTGAGCTGATTCGGACAGGAGGCTGGTTTGACGGGAACCCTCAGCAGTATCCGCCTGCTGATCCTAAGGAGCACATGTATGCCCCCAAATACCTGCTGACGAACTACCAAAGGTTTCGCTACCTGTTGGAGAACCCTTATGAAAAGAAAGGAGGGGGTGACAAAAGTTGA
- the MGAT3 gene encoding beta-1,4-mannosyl-glycoprotein 4-beta-N-acetylglucosaminyltransferase isoform X2, producing MKMRRHKLFLVLCMAGLCLISFMHFLKALSYVTFPRELTALNPNLMSSFFWDTAPVTPQLSAVPEPAPEVLRTPLYSHSPLLQPLPPSKSTELHKADFFLKEDSTEYFIRTKSGGMCFKQGTKTFERVTTGHAEEKQEHASGHHPGRKPLNVKGPKRRKWVECVCLPGWHGPSCGVPTMVQHSSLPTKDRLMPREVPRRVINAININHEFDLMDVRFHELGSVVDVFIICESNFTAYGDPRPLKLREMLRNGSYDYIRHKIVYVFLSHFPEGGRQDGWIADDYLRTFLTHDGVSRLINMRDDDIFIINDADEIPARDGVLFLKLYDGWTEPFAFHMRKSLYGFFWKQPGTLEVVSGCTMGMLQMVYGTDGIRLRRREYYTMPNFRQYENHTGHILVQWSLGSPLHFAGWHCSWCFTPEGIYFKLISAQNGDFPRWGDYEDKRDLNYIRELIRTGGWFDGNPQQYPPADPKEHMYAPKYLLTNYQRFRYLLENPYEKKGGGDKS from the coding sequence ATGAAGATGCGACGCCATAAGCTGTTTTTGGTGCTGTGTATGGCAGGCCTCTGTCTCATCTCCTTCATGCATTTCCTGAAGGCCCTCTCATATGTCACCTTTCCCCGTGAGCTGACTGCATTGAATCCCAATCTGATGTCTAGCTTCTTCTGGGACACAGCTCCAGTGACACCACAGCTCAGTGCTGTCCCAGAACCAGCACCTGAGGTCCTCCGCACTCCCCTCTATTCACACTCCCCACTCCTCCAGCCGCTGCCCCCCAGCAAATCTACTGAACTGCACAAGGCGGATTTCTTCCTCAAGGAAGACAGCACTGAATATTTTATTCGAACTAAATCTGGGGGAATGTGTTTCAAGCAGGGTACCAAGACATTTGAAAGAGTGACAACAGGGCATGCTGAAGAGAAGCAGGAGCATGCCTCTGGACACCATCCAGGCCGGAAACCCTTGAATGTGAAGGGACCTAAGAGGAGGAAGTGGGTGGAATGTGTATGCCTTCCTGGCTGGCATGGCCCCAGCTGTGGTGTGCCCACTATGGTCCAGCACTCCAGCCTGCCCACCAAGGATCGACTGATGCCACGAGAGGTGCCACGCCGTGTCATCAACGCTATTAACATCAATCATGAGTTTGACCTAATGGATGTCCGCTTCCATGAGCTAGGTAGTGTAGTTGATGTCTTCATCATCTGTGAATCCAACTTCACGGCCTATGGTGACCCACGACCCTTGAAGCTGCGTGAGATGCTACGCAATGGCTCATATGACTACATCCGTCACAAGATCGTCTATGTTTTTCTGAGCCACTTCCCTGAGGGGGGACGGCAGGATGGTTGGATCGCCGACGACTACCTCCGCACCTTCCTCACACATGATGGCGTGAGTCGCCTGATTAATATGCGTGATGATGATATCTTTATTATTAATGACGCTGATGAGATCCCAGCCCGGGACGGTGTCCTATTCCTGAAGCTCTATGATGGCTGGACAGAGCCATTTGCTTTCCACATGCGCAAATCACTCTATGGCTTCTTCTGGAAGCAGCCAGGGACCCTGGAGGTGGTGTCAGGCTGCACAATGGGCATGCTGCAAATGGTATATGGCACAGATGGCATCCGTCTGCGGCGCCGTGAATACTACACCATGCCCAACTTCCGCCAGTATGAGAACCATACAGGACATATCCTGGTGCAGTGGTCACTGGGGAGCCCTTTGCACTTTGCTGGTTGGCACTGTTCCTGGTGTTTCACTCCAGAAGGCATCTACTTCAAACTTATTTCTGCTCAGAATGGAGACTTCCCGCGCTGGGGGGACTATGAGGACAAGCGGGACCTAAATTATATTCGTGAGCTGATTCGGACAGGAGGCTGGTTTGACGGGAACCCTCAGCAGTATCCGCCTGCTGATCCTAAGGAGCACATGTATGCCCCCAAATACCTGCTGACGAACTACCAAAGGTTTCGCTACCTGTTGGAGAACCCTTATGAAAAGAAAGGAGGGGGTGACAAAAGTTGA